GTGCCGATCCAGGGCTTCATCGCAACCCACGAAGGGATGCTCTACGCCATCGCGACGGGCCTGATGGCCTGGGGCCTCTATGGCAACGCGCGGCGCGTGCTCGCTTGCCCGCATTGCCTGCTCCCCCGCGGCACAGCCGATGCCGGCTGCGCCATTCCGACGACAAAATAAGGAAACAAATCCGATGTCTAACTGTTGTGCGGCGCCCGGCGCGGGCGCATCGACCCCTGACCTCGTGGTGGTTGGCGCCGGCTCGGCGGGATTTTCGGCGGCGATCCGGGCGAGCGAACTCGGCGCGCGCGTCGCCTTGATCGGGTCGGGGACGATCGGCGGCACCTGCGTCAATATCGGCTGCGTGCCGTCCAAAACGCTGATCCGCGCCGCCGAGACGCTGCACCAGGCGAAGGCGGCGGCGCGTTTCGCCGGGATCGCGGCGGAGGCGCGGCTTGCCGATTGGTCGGCGCTGCTCGCCCAGAAAGACGCCTTGGTCGCCGACATGCGCGACGCGAAATATGCCGCCCTGCTGCCCGACTATGAGGGGATCCGCTACGTCGCGGGCGCTGCCCGCTTCACCGCGGGCGGCCTCGTCGCCGGCGATGAGCACTTTCCCGCCGCGCGCGTCGTCATCGCGACCGGCGCCGCACCGGCGATCCCAGCGATTCCGGGCATCAACGAGGTGCCCTATCTCACCAGCACCTCGGCGCTCGCGCTCGCGCGGCTGCCGCGCTCGCTGCTGGTGATTGGTGGCGGCGTGATCGGCTGCGAATTGGGCCAGATGTTCGCGCGCTTCGGCGTTGCCGTCACCCTCGTCTGCCGCTCGCATCTCCTGCCCGGCTTCGCGCCGGAGGTGGTCGCGGCGCTGACCGGCTATTTGCGCGAGGAAGGGATCACCGTCCGCTGCGGCGTTGCTTATCAGCGCATCGCGCGCGATGCGGCCGGCATCGCGCTCGCCGTGACGGCCGATGGCCGACCGGAAACGATCCGCGCCGAGCAGGTTCTGGTCGCGACCGGGCGGGCGCCGAACAGCGCTGGGCTCGACCTCGCTTCCGCCGGCATCGCGACCGACGCGCGCGGCGCCATCACCGTCGATGACTTCCTCGCAACCTCCCGCCCCGGCGTTTATGCCGCCGGCGACGTCACCGGCCGTGACCAGTTCGTCTATATGGCGGCCTATGGCGCGAAGCTCGCGGCCGAGAATGCGCTGAACGGCAATGCCCGCCGCTACGATGCCCGCGCCATGCCAGAGGTGGTGTTCACCGACCCGCAAGCGGCGCGCGTCGGCCTCACCGAAGAGCAAGCCCGCGCCGAGGGGCACGCGGTGCGCACGGTGACGCTCGCGCTCGATCAGGTGCCGCGGGCGCTCGCCGCGCGCGATACGCGCGGGCTGATCACGCTGGTCGCCGAAGAGGGCAGCCTGCGCTTGCTCGGGGCGCAGATCCTGGCGCCGGAAGGGGCGGATGCGATCCAGACGGCGGTGCTCGCGATCAAGCACCGGCTGACCGTCACCGATCTCGCCGAAACCCTGTTCCCCTATCTCACCACCGTCGAGGGGCTGAAACTCGCGGCGCTCGGGTTCCAGAAGGACATCGCCAAACTCTCCTGCTGCGCCGGATAGGGTTTTTCCCCCGCGCGGGTCGCTATCGGGCAGCGGCGGGAGCAGGTGGCGGCGAATTCGCTATTCCATGGCCGCGCACCGCGTGACGGTGGCGCCGGCGACCCAGCGGATCGGCCGCGCAAACGGGAACAGGAACGGGCCGAACCGATACCCAATAGCGCACGAAAAGGGAGAAATTCGATGATTTTTCGGGGATAAGAAAGCGTTCTTTTTTGAAAAAAAGAACCAAAAAACTTTTGCTGGTTTTACGCCGCGTCCGGCAGGGGATGCGCGGGGTGGGTTTGGTCTCCGAGGCCGGCGAGGAGGCCGGCGATGGAAATATCCTCGTCGAGCTGATCCCAATGCAGGCCGCGCGGGCTGATCTCGAAGGCCATGCGTTCTTCCGGGCGGGCGCGGAGCAGCCGGGGAAACCATGCCAGCGGCACGCCGAGAACGCGCCCGTCCCGCAAGGTGACCCAGAGGGAACAGTCATCGAACCGGACGGCAACGGCCTCAGGCGAAGAATTCATCCCACTTCCTCATGATCAGGTTCCTGTTGGCCTCGATCATCGCCACTAGCACACGCTGAGTTCGGGCGTCGAAACCATCACTATACGCGATCCTGATCTCGGGCGTGAGCCAAAATTTTGCTTCCCTGCCACCCGCGCGGACGTGAACATGCACGGATTCCCGCGGATTGCCTTCATTGGCATAGAAGAAAAACTTGAACCCATCCTGGTGGAAAATCACCGGCATTGAGGCCCCCTTGGCTGCGGAAGCCGCCTTTATCGCTCACGCCCTTGCCCCCTGCATCCATTCATTTTCAGAGAAGCGTAACTAAGATTGCGGCGGCGCGAGAAGGCGGGCCATTTTGTGCTTGCGCGGGGCGGCGATACCGGCCTTAAGCTTGCGCCCGGCGCCGTCGAATGGCGGCCCCGTCGCGGGCGCCTCGACGGGCGGGAAATTTCAGCACAAGGACCAAGCGACATGGGCAAGGGCGACAAACAACGCGGCAACCGCGAGGCCAAGAAGCCGAAGGCGAACAAGAAGGTCGCGCCGGTGAGTTCGACGTTCCTGAAACCGCGGCCGGAGGCTCCGAAGCCGGGCGCCAAGCCGGCGCCAAAATAGGCGGGGCGGCGAAGCCGGGAAGGATTGGCTATTCAGTGGCCGTTAACCGCGTGTAGAGTGACGCGGTGCGCGCATTATTGATCTGCCCCGATACCCCGCCAGATGCGGTAAACCAAGCCGGCGGGACGCGGCGGCTTGGCCTTTTCGTGGAGGCCATCGGCCGGATCGCCGATGAGATCGAGATGCTCTTTCTCGTCCCGGAAAATTTCATTCGGGAGGCACCGGACGAGGCAACGCTGTCCCGCCAGCAATCGGCCTTCTGGGGGCGTGCCATCCGGGCGATGCTCGCGCCGCTCGAACGGCGGCAGGAAAATAACCTCAACCATTATGTGCTGCCGACCATTTCGATCCGCCACCATCCGTTTTTCCATGCCTATTCCGGCGATCGTCAGGTTGCGGCGGTGGCCGAGCGGCTGAGACAAAAATACGATCTCGTCTTCGTGCAGCGGCTCGCTGCCATGTCTCCGGTCTTGCGGACAAACATGGCGCTACCGCCGACTTTCCTCGATCTTGACGACGTCGAACACAAGGCGCGGCTGCGCGCGGCGCTGGCGCCACCGCGCTATCCCGGGAAATATGCCCATGTTGCGCAGATTCCGGCGATCCATCTGGCGGAACGGCGCGCGGCGCGGTTGGCGCGGGCGACATTCGTGTGTTCGGAGCTGGATGATCGCTATCTCACCCGGCTTGGCCTCAGACGGCTGCATGTGGTGCCAAACGCCGTGCCGCTTCCCGAGCGAAAATACCGCGCCGTTGTCGAGAAAACGATCCTCTATCTCGGCAATTACGGCCATGCGCCGAATATCGGCGCCGCCGAGCGGCTGATCCGCCGCATTTTCCCGGCGGTGCGCGACGCGGTGCCGGACGCGCGGCTGCTGATTGCGGGGAGCCCGCCGGCGGCGTTGCCGTCTTCAAAAAATCCGCCGGACGGAGTCGATTTTCTCGGCTTCGTCCACGATCTCGACGCACTTTACGCCGCCGCGCGCGTCGTGTGCTGCCCGATCACCGAAGGCGGCGGCACGCGGGTCAAGATCATCGAAGCCGGCGCCTATGGCCGGCCGGTGGCCTCAACGCGCGTCGGCGCCGAGGGGCTGAATTTCGTTGCCGGCCGAGAAATCATCCTGGCCGACAGCGACGAAGACCTCAGCCGCGCCTGCGTCGCGCTGTTGAACGATGCGGAACGCTGCGAGCGGATCGGCGCGGCTATCCAAGAAAAAGTGTATCAGGCATACAACCCTGAGCGGGTCGTCGAGTCGATCACGAACTTAATTAAGCGCGACCTATAGCCTGCTCTTGTTGATCATATAGAGATCGAATTCGATCAGGCGTGGAAAATGCCCTTCGTTGTTCGGAAAAATCCCGCTCATGACAAAATCTCTGGCTTCGAGATAGTCGATAATGTCTTTGTAGACGGGCGCATTTTGATATATCGGCACCACAGACACCTCCACTTGCAAGGCGGGAATGGCGGCAAGGCTGCGGGAGGCGCCTTTCAGAACTTCTAGATCAAATCCTTGAGTATCTATCTTTAGGTAGGCGTTCTTCTTATGGTATTTCCGGGTGATCTCATCATAAACTTCGTCAACAGTGCGGGTTTTCACCATAACTTTTTCTCGCACGACGTTGAGATCGACAAACAGTTTGGTGTCGTCGTGTTTTGGATCTCGAAATGAATTGAGTTCTGTGTTCTCCATCACGTTGAATTCGAATTCGCCGTTTTCCGAGCCCAACGCGATGTCTTCGATTACCCAGGATTTTTCACGTGAGGCCTTTTCCTTCAACACGCGAGCGAGATTGGGAGTTGGCTCAAAAGAAACAACCAGCCCCTCGTAGCCGACTTCGTTGCGCAGGAACTGATAGTATTGTCCGACATTCGCGCCGACGTCGAAGACCACATCGACGTCCAGAAATTTGAAAAG
This portion of the Acidibrevibacterium fodinaquatile genome encodes:
- the merA gene encoding mercury(II) reductase, with translation MSNCCAAPGAGASTPDLVVVGAGSAGFSAAIRASELGARVALIGSGTIGGTCVNIGCVPSKTLIRAAETLHQAKAAARFAGIAAEARLADWSALLAQKDALVADMRDAKYAALLPDYEGIRYVAGAARFTAGGLVAGDEHFPAARVVIATGAAPAIPAIPGINEVPYLTSTSALALARLPRSLLVIGGGVIGCELGQMFARFGVAVTLVCRSHLLPGFAPEVVAALTGYLREEGITVRCGVAYQRIARDAAGIALAVTADGRPETIRAEQVLVATGRAPNSAGLDLASAGIATDARGAITVDDFLATSRPGVYAAGDVTGRDQFVYMAAYGAKLAAENALNGNARRYDARAMPEVVFTDPQAARVGLTEEQARAEGHAVRTVTLALDQVPRALAARDTRGLITLVAEEGSLRLLGAQILAPEGADAIQTAVLAIKHRLTVTDLAETLFPYLTTVEGLKLAALGFQKDIAKLSCCAG
- a CDS encoding DUF2442 domain-containing protein, with product MNSSPEAVAVRFDDCSLWVTLRDGRVLGVPLAWFPRLLRARPEERMAFEISPRGLHWDQLDEDISIAGLLAGLGDQTHPAHPLPDAA
- a CDS encoding DUF4160 domain-containing protein — translated: MPVIFHQDGFKFFFYANEGNPRESVHVHVRAGGREAKFWLTPEIRIAYSDGFDARTQRVLVAMIEANRNLIMRKWDEFFA
- a CDS encoding glycosyltransferase family 4 protein — translated: MRALLICPDTPPDAVNQAGGTRRLGLFVEAIGRIADEIEMLFLVPENFIREAPDEATLSRQQSAFWGRAIRAMLAPLERRQENNLNHYVLPTISIRHHPFFHAYSGDRQVAAVAERLRQKYDLVFVQRLAAMSPVLRTNMALPPTFLDLDDVEHKARLRAALAPPRYPGKYAHVAQIPAIHLAERRAARLARATFVCSELDDRYLTRLGLRRLHVVPNAVPLPERKYRAVVEKTILYLGNYGHAPNIGAAERLIRRIFPAVRDAVPDARLLIAGSPPAALPSSKNPPDGVDFLGFVHDLDALYAAARVVCCPITEGGGTRVKIIEAGAYGRPVASTRVGAEGLNFVAGREIILADSDEDLSRACVALLNDAERCERIGAAIQEKVYQAYNPERVVESITNLIKRDL
- a CDS encoding FkbM family methyltransferase, giving the protein MSSASGLKKRVFGAAKKFGYTIIPNWRLHSYTASEYLQKLFKFLDVDVVFDVGANVGQYYQFLRNEVGYEGLVVSFEPTPNLARVLKEKASREKSWVIEDIALGSENGEFEFNVMENTELNSFRDPKHDDTKLFVDLNVVREKVMVKTRTVDEVYDEITRKYHKKNAYLKIDTQGFDLEVLKGASRSLAAIPALQVEVSVVPIYQNAPVYKDIIDYLEARDFVMSGIFPNNEGHFPRLIEFDLYMINKSRL